The Sediminicola sp. YIK13 genomic sequence TTTGAAGGGGAAACTTTTAAATCTAAAATAACCCATACATTTGTGAACGGCCATTTGGCCTATGAGCAAGGCAATTTTTCAGAATTAAAAAATGCACAACGTTTAACCTTTGATAGGTAATGATGAGAAAAGCGGTATTGTTTATTTTTTGCGTATTTCTGGTTTCTTGTGGCGAAAAGGTGGTCGAAGAACCAGAGCAATTGATCTCTAAGGAAAAAATGGCGGATATACTTTATGACCTTGCCATTCTTACAGCTGCGAAGAACACGAGTACGGATATTTTAGTCAAAAATAATATTGAGACCATGGAGTATCTTTATTCCAAATACGATATCGATAGCGTACAATTTGTGGATAACAACCTATACTATGCCTCAATCCCATCGGAATATGTTGCCATTTATAAAGAAGTGGATTCCCGACTGGAGTCTGTTCAGAAAGGAATGGACGAAGCACGAAGAATAAAAGCAGATAGTGTAAGGAAGGCTCGTGATAAAGCAAAAGAGAACAGAATAAAGCCAACCAAAGAGTTAAGGTCTACTGTGCAGGATTCTCTTTGATAAAAATATCGGTCGAGAATGAAATTGCCTTTTCCAGAGGCTCAAACTGATAATCCAAGCTCTCGCTTACCTTGGCGTTGGAATACAATGTCCTATTTTTTAAGGAAAACACAGAAGCTCTTGTCAATTGCCTTTTGGAATTGGTAATAAGAGACCAAAACCAATCCAAGCGCCATAGGATTTCCAGCACCCAGATAGGGATCTGTTTTTTTGGAGGCGCTTTTTTCATAGCCTTTGTTAGTTTTTCCAAGATTTCACGATAGGTCAAATTCTTGGAGATGACAATAAAGCGTTCGTTTTGGATGTCCGATTGCATCAAGGTTGTCATAATTGCAACAACGTCGGAAACCGTTACAAAACCCGATCCACCTGGAGGAAAATATTTTGGTGCCTTGCTCGCCCTTTGAAATAACTGACCGCTTCCAGATTCCCAAAATCCGGGGCCTATGATAATCCCTGGATTAATGATCACAACAGGGACATTTTCCTGAGAACCTCTCCATACTTCCAATTCAGCAGCTGTTTTGGTAATGGAATATGCACTTGAGTTCGATTGTTGCCAGTCGTTCTCCTCAGTAGCCTCCTTTTCTCCAATACTTTTTCCGATGGCGGCTATGGAGCTGACATAGCATAATTTTTCAATAGTATTTGCGATACATAGGTTGACAATATTTGCAGTTCCTTCAACATTTGCTTTATGCAATAGGGCATAATCCTTGGGGTCAAAAGAAATTAATGCGGCGCAATGGTAAACATGGGTTACACCTTCAAAAGCCTTTTCCAGGTCGGGGATATTATTTATATCGGCGGTGGCCCACTCAATTTTTTCAAACAATTCAGAGGACTGCGCAGTGTAATATGAAAATATTCTTTCCACTCTAGAAAGGTCGCTTTCCGCACGATGGATCGCTCTTACCTTAACACCTTGCTCCACTAATTTAAATAGCAGATGGGATCCCACCAAGCCCGTACCTCCTGTAACTAAAACCATGGCCCAAATTTAGGCAATAATCCATAAAGCTATTAATTTATTGCCCCCAGAATACAGATCATGAGCCACAGTGTGACAACAACCCTGAATTTTTTGGTGAGGTCCCTAATTTTTGGAACCAATACCTATTAAAAGACGGTGATACCCTTTATATTTGCAGCTATTGTAAAAATAAAAGACAAGCATGGCTTCAAATTTTATAGAGGAAATAAAATGGAGGGGAATGTTGCACGATGTGATGCCCGGAACAGAAGAACATTTGTTAAGTGGGATGCAGGCAGCTTACGTAGGGATTGATCCTACGGCCGATTCCTTGCATATTGGGCACCTTGTAGGAGTAATGCTTTTACGGCACTTTCAATTGGCAGGGCATAAACCGTTTGCCTTGGTGGGTGGAGCCACAGGAATGATCGGAGACCCTTCGGGGAAATCTGCAGAACGTAATCTATTGGATGAGGCTACACTGCGCCATAACCAAAATGCGTTAAAGGAACAATTGTCCCGTTTCTTGGATTTTCAGAGCAATGAAGATAACGCCGCCATCCTGGTCAACAACTACGATTGGATGAAAGACTTCTCGTTTTTGGATTTCATTAGGGATGTAGGGAAGCATATCACCGTGAATTATATGATGGCGAAAGATTCGGTCAAAAAACGACTTTCGGCCGAAGCCAAAGAAGGGATGTCCTTTACGGAGTTCACCTACCAATTGGTGCAAGGGTATGATTTTCTTCACCTGTACCAAAAACACAACTGTACCCTTCAAATGGGAGGAAGTGATCAATGGGGCAATATAACCACAGGAACTGAGCTTATCCGCAGGATTGCCGGGGGAAAGGGTTATGCCTTGACCTGTCCTTTGATTACCAAAGCCGATGGTACTAAATTTGGAAAGACCGAAGGCGGAAATATTTGGTTGGATGCCAATAGGACCTCTCCTTATAAATTCTATCAATATTGGTTGAACACCTCAGATGAGGATGCAGAGAAGTACATAAAGATATTTACCTTTTTAACGAAAGAAGAGATTGAAGCTCTGGCTACTGAGCACAAGGAGGCCCCGCATTTAAGGGTACTTCAAAAAAGATTGGCGAAAGAAATTACGGTAATGGTACATTCCCAAGATGATTTGGACAATGCTATTAAGGCCAGTGAGATATTATTTGGCAAATCTACCTCTGCTGATTTGAAGGGATTGAATGAGAAGACATTTTTAGACGTTTTCGAAGGGGTTCCCCAGGCCGAAGTAGCTTTAAGGGATATAGAAGAGGGATTGGATATGATAGGGGCACTTGCGGCCAAGAC encodes the following:
- a CDS encoding DUF4296 domain-containing protein; translation: MMRKAVLFIFCVFLVSCGEKVVEEPEQLISKEKMADILYDLAILTAAKNTSTDILVKNNIETMEYLYSKYDIDSVQFVDNNLYYASIPSEYVAIYKEVDSRLESVQKGMDEARRIKADSVRKARDKAKENRIKPTKELRSTVQDSL
- the tyrS gene encoding tyrosine--tRNA ligase, which translates into the protein MASNFIEEIKWRGMLHDVMPGTEEHLLSGMQAAYVGIDPTADSLHIGHLVGVMLLRHFQLAGHKPFALVGGATGMIGDPSGKSAERNLLDEATLRHNQNALKEQLSRFLDFQSNEDNAAILVNNYDWMKDFSFLDFIRDVGKHITVNYMMAKDSVKKRLSAEAKEGMSFTEFTYQLVQGYDFLHLYQKHNCTLQMGGSDQWGNITTGTELIRRIAGGKGYALTCPLITKADGTKFGKTEGGNIWLDANRTSPYKFYQYWLNTSDEDAEKYIKIFTFLTKEEIEALATEHKEAPHLRVLQKRLAKEITVMVHSQDDLDNAIKASEILFGKSTSADLKGLNEKTFLDVFEGVPQAEVALRDIEEGLDMIGALAAKTGFLGSNGEARRELKQNSISVNKEKVKEDYTITAADLINGKYVLLQRGKKNYFVLVAN
- a CDS encoding NAD-dependent epimerase/dehydratase family protein, which encodes MVLVTGGTGLVGSHLLFKLVEQGVKVRAIHRAESDLSRVERIFSYYTAQSSELFEKIEWATADINNIPDLEKAFEGVTHVYHCAALISFDPKDYALLHKANVEGTANIVNLCIANTIEKLCYVSSIAAIGKSIGEKEATEENDWQQSNSSAYSITKTAAELEVWRGSQENVPVVIINPGIIIGPGFWESGSGQLFQRASKAPKYFPPGGSGFVTVSDVVAIMTTLMQSDIQNERFIVISKNLTYREILEKLTKAMKKAPPKKQIPIWVLEILWRLDWFWSLITNSKRQLTRASVFSLKNRTLYSNAKVSESLDYQFEPLEKAISFSTDIFIKENPAQ